A region of Oceanispirochaeta sp. M1 DNA encodes the following proteins:
- the flhB gene encoding flagellar biosynthesis protein FlhB produces MNQRVQPGTEGIHKDNQGSVNKSFENHFYSFPSLHEESDFAMHLQWFAAEDEGRTEEPTEQKIRKSREDGKVAKSADLVAALILLFSLLLIAIMSPYMVKTLKSMLQFFLVQSTEADITSDGMIPKAFISYYLKLTLPVMGIAFFAALLGNLFQVGFLFTTKPIQPDFSKISPNVIKWAQRVMFSSEGLFNMAKSLFKIAVIVTLAYFNISRKVPEITNLVYGTVGDAASVVGGLAFRLMIETALLLLVFSLPDYFFQRKQHLESLKMTKHEIKEEMKQSDGDPLIKSRLRQKMRELLTNQMMQSVPDADMVVTNPTHFAVALEYKQDSMTAPRVCAKGMDEVAQRIKALARDNDVPIVENKPLARALHANVEIGDEIPEEYYSVVSGLLVKIYEMTGKSVS; encoded by the coding sequence ATGAATCAGAGAGTACAGCCTGGAACTGAAGGAATTCACAAGGACAATCAAGGTTCTGTAAATAAGAGTTTTGAGAATCATTTTTACTCATTTCCATCTCTTCATGAAGAAAGTGATTTTGCCATGCATCTGCAGTGGTTTGCCGCAGAAGATGAAGGGCGAACCGAAGAGCCTACCGAACAGAAAATCAGAAAATCACGTGAAGATGGTAAGGTTGCCAAATCTGCGGATCTTGTTGCAGCACTGATTCTGCTCTTCTCTCTGCTCCTTATTGCAATTATGAGCCCCTACATGGTTAAAACTCTCAAATCGATGCTGCAGTTTTTTCTTGTTCAGTCCACAGAAGCTGATATTACAAGCGACGGCATGATACCAAAGGCCTTTATCTCTTATTATCTGAAACTCACACTGCCGGTGATGGGAATTGCCTTTTTTGCGGCTCTCCTGGGAAATCTTTTTCAGGTAGGCTTCCTGTTTACAACCAAGCCTATTCAGCCTGATTTCTCAAAGATATCCCCTAATGTAATAAAATGGGCTCAGAGAGTCATGTTCTCATCAGAAGGGCTGTTTAATATGGCCAAATCTCTATTTAAAATTGCTGTTATCGTTACTCTGGCTTATTTTAATATCAGTAGAAAGGTTCCTGAAATAACCAATCTGGTATACGGTACCGTCGGAGATGCGGCCTCGGTTGTCGGAGGACTGGCTTTCAGGCTTATGATAGAGACCGCTCTTCTCCTTCTTGTATTTTCTCTGCCGGATTATTTTTTCCAGCGTAAACAGCATCTGGAATCATTGAAAATGACCAAGCATGAGATCAAGGAAGAGATGAAACAGTCTGACGGAGATCCTCTGATCAAGAGCAGGCTGAGGCAGAAGATGCGTGAGCTGCTGACAAATCAGATGATGCAGAGTGTTCCCGATGCGGATATGGTCGTAACAAACCCTACCCACTTTGCTGTAGCACTTGAATATAAGCAGGACAGCATGACTGCCCCCAGGGTCTGCGCCAAGGGTATGGATGAAGTTGCTCAGAGGATTAAGGCTCTGGCACGGGACAATGATGTTCCGATTGTTGAGAATAAACCCCTTGCAAGAGCATTACATGCTAATGTTGAGATCGGGGATGAAATACCGGAAGAATACTATAGTGTTGTATCGGGTCTTCTTGTTAAGATTTACGAAATGACCGGGAAATCAGTCAGT
- the motB gene encoding flagellar motor protein MotB yields the protein MADEDEKKCPKCEEGAAEWLTTYGDMVTLLLCFFVILMNPETIEGARMELIMVSFNGLGPLQGGNTLDVGELAELGNNIMAMPSTKRARGLDKARQTAVSMFKPEVKSKQVRITEDERGLVITLASDAFFKPASADVDIENTRDILQKLSGLLSSEALEDRKFRIEGHTDASPTDPEGPWPSNWELSAARSANVLHYLVDLGVDEAQFQIAGMSDTVPLVADDSPEGRAYNRRVDVIVLAEAHE from the coding sequence ATGGCTGACGAAGATGAAAAAAAATGTCCAAAGTGTGAAGAAGGTGCAGCCGAGTGGCTGACCACTTACGGAGACATGGTAACTCTGCTTCTATGTTTTTTTGTAATCCTGATGAATCCGGAAACCATTGAGGGAGCCCGTATGGAGCTTATCATGGTTTCCTTTAATGGTTTGGGCCCCCTGCAGGGTGGTAATACTCTGGATGTAGGTGAACTTGCAGAACTTGGAAATAACATAATGGCCATGCCTTCCACCAAGAGGGCGCGGGGACTGGATAAAGCCAGACAGACGGCTGTATCCATGTTTAAACCCGAGGTAAAGAGCAAGCAGGTACGTATAACAGAGGATGAACGGGGGCTGGTGATTACTCTGGCCTCTGATGCTTTTTTCAAACCTGCCAGTGCTGATGTGGATATTGAAAATACAAGGGATATTCTTCAGAAACTTTCCGGGCTTCTCTCATCAGAGGCACTGGAGGACAGGAAGTTCAGGATTGAGGGACATACGGATGCAAGTCCTACTGATCCTGAGGGACCCTGGCCCAGTAATTGGGAACTTTCAGCCGCAAGGTCTGCCAATGTTCTGCACTATCTTGTAGACCTTGGTGTTGATGAGGCTCAGTTCCAGATTGCAGGTATGAGTGATACGGTTCCTCTGGTGGCTGATGACAGTCCGGAGGGGCGTGCGTATAACAGAAGAGTGGATGTTATTGTGCTTGCAGAGGCACATGAGTAA
- a CDS encoding flagellar basal body-associated FliL family protein, with product MADEDIELGNALEAASPDEMGEPKKKRFISDKIARVLVYVASGIIAILLTITISVVTFRVLDKGSVNRSFAEVSQAYETIPEPYTYYTLIPQIRGVTRDQSPHSVIVKVDIGYKEGDSQVQTELVARTAQLTDIIRNYFSQKTAAELAPEREHIIKTELKDLVNRVLSQGKVQDIIFPELQVYEF from the coding sequence ATGGCTGATGAAGACATAGAATTAGGAAATGCACTGGAAGCAGCGTCACCCGATGAAATGGGTGAGCCGAAGAAAAAGCGTTTTATCTCCGATAAGATTGCCAGAGTACTTGTGTACGTGGCATCGGGTATTATAGCTATCCTCTTGACCATAACTATTTCAGTAGTCACCTTCCGGGTACTGGATAAGGGTTCTGTCAATAGAAGTTTTGCAGAGGTTTCACAGGCTTACGAAACCATTCCCGAACCCTATACCTATTACACCCTGATCCCTCAGATCAGAGGAGTCACCCGGGACCAGTCTCCCCATTCGGTAATTGTTAAAGTGGATATCGGATATAAAGAGGGAGATTCTCAGGTTCAAACGGAACTTGTAGCCAGAACAGCACAGTTAACAGACATAATAAGAAATTACTTCAGTCAGAAAACAGCCGCTGAACTGGCTCCGGAAAGAGAGCATATCATAAAAACTGAATTGAAAGATCTGGTGAACAGAGTTCTCAGCCAGGGTAAGGTTCAGGATATTATTTTTCCGGAACTCCAAGTTTATGAATTCTGA
- the fliP gene encoding flagellar type III secretion system pore protein FliP (The bacterial flagellar biogenesis protein FliP forms a type III secretion system (T3SS)-type pore required for flagellar assembly.): protein MKKIALLIMLFLLVAPVFAQEIPVPDPGETDGILDLPFVNLTVRDAQSNEEVALSIQLLLLLTTLSLAPSIAILMTSFLRLSIVLDFIKRALSLQQVPPASVLMGIALFLTLFIMWPTFDQIYQESFKPFSQGEIGIEEMIDKAEGPIRYFMYRQLKDDPKNIELFMSLRGLDRPETFADVPTYVVIPAFILNELTIAFKIGILLYVPFIIIDMVVASVLMSMGMIMLPPVMISMPFKLVLFVLVDGWSLLTQQMVLSFM, encoded by the coding sequence ATGAAAAAGATTGCCCTTCTGATTATGCTTTTTCTACTTGTTGCTCCTGTGTTTGCTCAGGAGATACCTGTACCTGATCCCGGTGAGACCGACGGTATCCTGGATCTTCCCTTTGTAAATCTTACTGTCAGGGATGCACAGAGTAATGAGGAAGTAGCTTTATCCATACAGCTTCTCCTTTTACTGACAACCCTCTCACTGGCACCGTCAATTGCAATTCTGATGACCTCTTTTCTCAGACTTTCCATCGTTCTGGACTTTATAAAAAGAGCACTTTCTCTACAGCAGGTTCCTCCTGCAAGTGTACTTATGGGAATTGCTCTGTTTTTGACCTTATTCATAATGTGGCCGACATTCGACCAGATATATCAGGAGTCTTTTAAACCTTTTTCACAGGGCGAGATCGGTATCGAAGAGATGATTGATAAAGCCGAAGGACCCATACGCTATTTCATGTACAGGCAGCTTAAGGATGATCCAAAGAATATCGAACTTTTTATGTCTCTGCGGGGGCTGGATCGTCCGGAAACATTTGCCGATGTTCCCACCTATGTTGTGATTCCTGCATTTATTCTCAATGAGCTCACCATCGCTTTCAAAATCGGAATTCTGCTTTATGTACCCTTTATTATTATCGACATGGTAGTGGCTTCTGTGCTTATGTCCATGGGTATGATCATGCTTCCACCTGTTATGATTTCAATGCCCTTCAAACTGGTCCTTTTTGTACTCGTTGACGGATGGAGCCTGTTGACACAGCAGATGGTACTGAGTTTTATGTAA
- the fliQ gene encoding flagellar biosynthesis protein FliQ: MSIGFVVALLRNSVVQTLILASPVLLVAMTIGLIISIFQATTSIQDQSLTFVPKILAIFTTLGLLGAWMANSLINYTISIFELIPSMAG, translated from the coding sequence ATGTCTATTGGATTTGTTGTTGCACTTTTAAGAAACTCTGTTGTTCAGACTCTGATTCTGGCTTCGCCGGTACTGCTGGTGGCCATGACTATCGGTTTGATTATCTCAATTTTTCAGGCAACCACTTCAATACAGGATCAGTCATTAACCTTTGTACCCAAAATCCTGGCTATTTTTACAACCCTCGGATTACTGGGTGCCTGGATGGCTAATTCTCTGATTAATTATACTATTTCAATTTTTGAATTGATCCCATCCATGGCGGGTTAA
- the fliR gene encoding flagellar biosynthetic protein FliR produces the protein MLLNELIPNLQLYFLIFARIFALFTITPILSSSGIPGMARTGLAIFTAVAVYPMVGTLGYVIPDTGIVFGFLLILEVLTGLLIGLFLQLIFVVFQLSGQMFSVQMGFGASATFDPMSQVQIPLIGQFFNLIGMFVFIISGSLQKVFLIGVYGSFKAMRGDYLLTNPGFLSDGLIQALGQLFEQSLILAFPMMGTLLMVSVTMGLLAKASPQMNLMMVGFPIQIAVGFLIIMMSAPFLAEKMVMVIETGFSQIEELLRLYHFEGAAL, from the coding sequence TTGTTACTGAATGAGCTGATTCCGAATCTACAGCTTTATTTTCTCATCTTTGCACGAATCTTTGCTCTGTTTACGATAACACCTATACTCTCATCATCGGGTATACCGGGAATGGCAAGAACCGGTCTGGCAATTTTTACGGCTGTAGCTGTATACCCAATGGTAGGTACTCTTGGGTATGTCATTCCTGATACAGGAATTGTATTTGGGTTTCTGCTGATATTGGAAGTGCTTACCGGTCTTCTTATCGGGCTTTTTCTTCAGCTTATATTTGTTGTATTCCAGCTTTCAGGGCAGATGTTTTCAGTGCAGATGGGTTTTGGTGCCTCAGCAACATTTGACCCCATGTCCCAGGTTCAGATTCCACTTATCGGTCAGTTTTTCAACCTTATAGGTATGTTTGTTTTCATCATTTCCGGAAGCCTGCAGAAGGTCTTTCTTATAGGTGTTTACGGCTCATTTAAAGCCATGAGGGGAGATTATCTGCTTACTAATCCCGGTTTTCTCTCTGATGGACTGATTCAGGCTCTGGGACAGCTCTTTGAGCAGTCTCTCATACTGGCTTTTCCCATGATGGGAACACTCCTGATGGTATCTGTAACCATGGGTCTCCTGGCCAAAGCATCACCCCAGATGAATCTTATGATGGTAGGTTTTCCTATTCAGATTGCGGTCGGGTTTTTAATTATCATGATGTCTGCTCCATTTCTTGCAGAAAAGATGGTTATGGTTATTGAAACCGGTTTTTCACAGATCGAAGAGCTCCTCAGACTGTATCATTTTGAGGGGGCCGCCCTATGA
- the fliM gene encoding flagellar motor switch protein FliM, with product MTEVLSQDEIDQLLTAISTGDTEPEEAQQVTERKNIRIWDFRRPDKFSKEQIRTVSFMHETFARLTTTSLSAQLRSLVNVHVASVDQLTYEEFIRSIPSPTALAVINMDPLKGSAILEIDPAVTFSIIDRLFGGTGEGSKINRELSEIERSVMESIIVRILGNMREAWSQVIDLRPRLGQIETNPQFAQIVPPTEMVVLVTLETKVEDVEGMMNFCIPYLTIEPIISKLSAQYYYSSIRRGTTTENLNILRERLAGINVPMMAEVGGIQLSMRDILSIKTGDIIRLSDTTLNDPMILKIGNRPKFDCRPGVVGNKIAVQVTRKIEDIDQTDFEELAVEGDEE from the coding sequence ATGACAGAAGTTCTGTCGCAGGATGAAATAGATCAGCTCTTAACCGCTATCTCCACGGGTGATACAGAACCCGAAGAGGCACAGCAGGTCACCGAGCGTAAAAACATCAGAATCTGGGACTTCAGACGTCCGGATAAATTCTCCAAGGAACAGATTCGTACGGTCTCATTTATGCATGAGACCTTTGCACGTTTAACAACCACATCACTTTCCGCACAGCTGCGGAGTCTTGTAAATGTACATGTTGCTTCGGTAGATCAGCTCACATATGAAGAGTTTATACGCTCAATTCCCTCTCCTACAGCTCTTGCGGTTATCAATATGGACCCCTTGAAGGGATCAGCCATACTTGAGATTGACCCGGCTGTAACATTTTCTATTATCGACCGTCTTTTCGGTGGTACAGGTGAGGGCAGCAAGATAAACAGGGAGCTCTCTGAGATTGAGCGTTCTGTAATGGAATCAATTATTGTAAGAATCCTTGGTAATATGAGAGAAGCCTGGAGTCAGGTTATCGACCTGAGACCACGGCTGGGGCAGATTGAGACAAATCCTCAGTTTGCACAGATCGTACCTCCTACAGAAATGGTCGTTCTTGTAACACTGGAAACAAAGGTTGAGGATGTGGAAGGGATGATGAACTTCTGTATTCCTTATCTGACAATCGAGCCGATTATCTCAAAACTGTCGGCCCAGTATTACTACTCATCCATCAGGAGAGGTACAACTACTGAAAATTTGAATATACTGAGGGAGCGTCTGGCAGGTATCAACGTTCCCATGATGGCGGAAGTCGGTGGTATTCAGCTTTCCATGCGGGATATCCTCTCTATCAAGACCGGTGATATTATCAGATTATCAGATACAACTCTGAATGATCCCATGATTCTTAAAATCGGTAACCGTCCTAAATTTGACTGCCGTCCCGGAGTCGTGGGCAACAAGATTGCTGTTCAGGTAACCCGGAAAATTGAAGATATAGATCAGACGGACTTTGAAGAACTGGCCGTTGAAGGAGACGAAGAATGA
- a CDS encoding flagellar biosynthetic protein FliO — MGTPLLITAQESSQNTEFPQINEAELPLFPADTNTPDTDVPAVDGNIPPTVGLGDLLRVIIVLIAVIGLIYLLVYFLKKMSPMVEKDEERISLIATRHLKRDSSLHLIEVGNQIFLIGSGSSSVNIISEITDQETLDRFKLEQSETPVAAPGSFRSLFRKGLSLGSGKKVTDQSPDFLRSQRDRLKNLRDRE; from the coding sequence ATGGGAACTCCATTGCTGATCACGGCACAGGAGTCTTCTCAAAATACTGAATTCCCGCAGATCAATGAAGCAGAGCTTCCCCTTTTTCCTGCAGATACCAATACCCCGGATACCGATGTACCGGCAGTGGACGGAAATATTCCGCCTACAGTTGGTCTCGGCGATCTTCTCAGGGTAATTATTGTACTCATTGCCGTCATCGGCTTAATCTATCTTCTGGTCTATTTTCTCAAGAAGATGAGTCCCATGGTAGAAAAGGATGAAGAGCGGATTTCTCTGATTGCCACACGTCATTTGAAACGTGACTCCTCACTGCACCTTATTGAGGTTGGTAATCAGATCTTTCTCATAGGTTCAGGCAGCTCATCTGTAAATATTATTTCTGAAATTACAGATCAGGAGACTCTGGACAGGTTTAAACTTGAACAGTCTGAAACGCCTGTTGCAGCTCCGGGAAGTTTCAGGTCTCTGTTTCGAAAGGGATTGTCACTGGGCAGCGGTAAAAAAGTTACTGACCAGTCACCCGATTTCTTAAGGTCCCAGCGGGACCGATTAAAAAATCTGAGGGACAGAGAATGA
- the fliN gene encoding flagellar motor switch protein FliN, with product MSDGSLSQDEIDALLMGNDSLGGMDDMGSGASAGGLGSSELEALNGLFSKVVGNLSSTMSGLMSTGVTIKPPVIESLSRDGVLAQLSNEIVEVKMDFNQGLSGGHVFVFSPENAVKIAGPMIGQEDVELDGTAISAVGEAVSQITGSEVTVIGDTVKSNIMTISPESQKIAKGLLSTGGDTLVKITYPVEIEGQGSLEMVEILELSVAADLAAKLGASPETSGAVDPMAAMGMGGNAGMGSPMGGGMPDMNQQQQMMGNQMGGMGMPQQQMMGNQMGGMGMPQQQMGMPQQQMGMGQQQMGMGQQMNPYMMQQNAAPNVQGVQFPEFGGNISPSEQRNIGLLMDVSMELTVELGRTKWQIKDILGIGEGTIIELDKLAGEPVDILVNNNLIAKGEVVVIDENFGVRVTDIVSNLDKMGEQ from the coding sequence ATGAGTGATGGTTCCCTCTCTCAAGATGAAATTGATGCTCTGTTAATGGGTAATGACTCTCTGGGCGGTATGGATGATATGGGATCAGGTGCTTCTGCGGGTGGACTCGGTTCTTCTGAATTAGAAGCTCTTAACGGCCTTTTTTCCAAGGTTGTCGGAAATCTGAGTTCCACTATGAGTGGTTTAATGTCTACGGGAGTAACTATAAAACCTCCTGTAATTGAAAGCCTCTCCCGGGACGGCGTTCTTGCTCAACTCAGCAATGAAATTGTTGAAGTCAAGATGGATTTTAACCAGGGACTTTCCGGAGGGCATGTCTTTGTTTTCAGCCCCGAAAATGCTGTGAAAATTGCCGGTCCTATGATTGGACAGGAAGATGTTGAACTTGACGGTACGGCCATAAGTGCTGTAGGTGAAGCTGTTTCTCAGATAACAGGCTCTGAAGTCACTGTCATCGGTGATACCGTAAAAAGCAATATAATGACCATCAGTCCAGAAAGCCAGAAGATAGCCAAGGGACTTCTTTCCACAGGTGGAGATACACTGGTCAAAATCACTTATCCTGTTGAGATTGAAGGACAGGGCAGTCTGGAAATGGTAGAAATCCTGGAACTGAGTGTCGCAGCCGATCTGGCAGCCAAACTCGGTGCCTCACCAGAAACTTCTGGCGCCGTTGACCCAATGGCTGCCATGGGAATGGGTGGAAACGCCGGAATGGGATCTCCCATGGGTGGTGGCATGCCCGATATGAATCAGCAGCAGCAGATGATGGGGAATCAAATGGGCGGCATGGGTATGCCCCAGCAGCAGATGATGGGAAATCAAATGGGTGGAATGGGGATGCCCCAGCAGCAGATGGGTATGCCCCAGCAGCAGATGGGTATGGGCCAGCAGCAGATGGGTATGGGCCAGCAGATGAACCCTTACATGATGCAGCAGAACGCAGCACCCAATGTTCAGGGTGTCCAGTTCCCTGAATTCGGCGGAAATATATCACCTTCTGAACAGCGTAATATCGGACTCCTTATGGATGTTTCCATGGAGCTGACTGTAGAGCTTGGACGCACAAAATGGCAGATCAAGGATATTCTTGGTATCGGAGAAGGTACTATTATCGAGCTGGATAAGCTAGCGGGTGAACCTGTTGATATCCTTGTAAATAATAACCTGATCGCCAAGGGCGAGGTTGTTGTAATCGATGAAAACTTCGGTGTACGTGTAACTGATATTGTGTCCAATCTGGACAAGATGGGAGAACAGTAG